The genomic stretch CAGTAATTGATGATGGGCTCCTTGCTGCCGCTCCAGTATTCAGCCACGCAGAAAAACTCTTTCTGGAAAGTGTCCCGCATATAGTGAAGCCATTCCTGGAAGAAACGATAATTGATATGTTTTACCGCATCCAGCCGGAAGCCGTCAATACCGGTAGTTTCTACATACCATTTGCCCCAGTACTTGAGCTCTTCCCGGACAAAATTGTTCCGGAACTCGATGTCGGCGCCCATGAGGTAATCAAAGTTCCCCATCTCATCGTCCATCATCTCATTCCAGTTGTTGGCGGTATCCTTGTGCTCAATGAGGTAGATCTTCAGCTCATCGCCCATGGTCTCACTGACACCGGTGAAGGAGTGTTTGTCCCACACAAAGCTGGAGTATTTGTCGCCCCGGCCGGGGAAAGTGAATTTGGTATGGGCCCTGATCTGCGAAGTGTCCAAAGCCATTTCTGTCCGGTTCAGCGGGTTCACTTCGCGGGCGGTCATTTCTTCGGTCTCATCAGCCCCGTGCTTATGGTTAAGCACTATATCGGCAATGGCCTGCAGGCCATGCTGGTGTAATGCTTTGATGCAATCCAGGTACTGGTCCTTGGTGCCATACTTGGTTCGTACCGTAGCTTTCTGGTCAAACTCACCCAGGTCGAAGATATCATAGACGGCATACCCCGGGTCATTGGAGCCCCAGGCCGCTTTGTAGGCGGGCGGCAGCCAGACATGGGTGACGCCCAGCCAGGCCAGGTGTTCCGCCTGGGAAGCGCAATGGTTCCAAAGGTTACCATCATCGGGATAGTACCAGTGGAAGAACTGGAAGAGGGAAGGGTTGTTCATGAGCAGGTGTTTTTATTGTTGTGAAGGTTGTTGCGGTGGATTGCGGAGGATCTGCATCACTTTGCTGATGATCTCATGGCGGGTAGCCATATAGCTTACATCCTGGTGTGTTTTGATCCAGGTCCAGACGGTGGCTTTGACGGCTGTGCCGGCCATAGCGGTGAAATAGACCTTTGGCTCTTTGCCTTTTTCTTTCCCTAACTGCGGGACCTGCTCCAGGACTGCTTTGATCTTTTCTTCCGTAAGGCCCAGGTCGGCATTGGCCGGCACATCAAATTCCAGCTCTATCCGGCGTTCCGGTGTCAGGGAATAATTGATCATCGGTTTCATGAAGATCTCTTTGTTGGGGATCATGACATGCAGTCCCTGGAAAGTACGGATGGTAGTGGAGCGCAGCTCAATGGCTTCCACTTTACCCAGGTAACCATTGGTCTCCACGGTATCGCCCACATCAAAAGGTTTTTTGAAGGTGATGAAGATGCCGGAGATAAAATTGGAGGAGAGGTCCTGGAAGGCGAAGCCTACTACCAGTCCCAGGATGCCTGCACCGGCCAGGATGGAATTGACCGCCTTGTCCAGCTGCAGGATGCTCAGTGCAAAGGAGAGACCGGTCAGCAGGATGATCATATAGGCCATGGTGCCAAAGAGACCGGCCAGGGAAGGGCTTTTGGACAGCTTCTGCGCCAGGTTGGTGACCCATCTGCGGAAGAGGCGGGCCACCATCAGGAAGGCCAGCAGGACCAGTACGGCCAGCAGGAAATTGGGCAGCATTCTGATGATGCTGACCCACCAGTTCCATAGTTTCTCAATAATGAGATTGATCCATTGATGTGTATTCATTCAGGTGTGTTTATTCATCGGCCGGATAGCGGATGCCGGTCTGCTGCCGGATCGTATCAAGTGTTTCCATGAGATCCAGGCTGAAGCGATGGCATAGTTTCTCGCTGTACAGCCGGCCCTGCCGGACGCAGTTGTACAGCTCTTCCATTTCATAGTGCAGGCCGCGGCCTTTCCAGTCCAGCGGATGGGCGGTCTTCTCGCCTTCATAGGTTTCATGCACAATGCCGGGTGGTTTTTCATTCCAGTGGGAGAGGATGGTGAGCTTGCCCGTTTCTCCGTACACGGTAGCGATGAGCTCGGTCTGGGTGATCAGGGAAGATTCCAGCAAAGCATGGGCGCCGTCCTGGTAATGGAAGAGCATGGCGCAGGTCTCATCTATTTTTTTATCGGATAGTTTTGCGTAAGCCTGTATGCCGGCGGGTTTGCCCAGCAGCAGGTGTGAAAGAAAGACGGGATAGATGCCGAGGTCCAGCAGGGAGCCGCCGCCCAACGCTGGATTGAAGTACCGACTCTCCGGATCATAGGGCGCTTTGTAGCTCATATCGGCTTTTAGCGTCCGTATCTTCCCAATGGTATCAGATTCTATCAGCTCCAGGAGCTTGTTGATACTGGGCAGGAAGCGGATCCACATACCATCCAGCAGGAAGGTATTATGCTGGATGGAGGCGTTGATCATTTCCTGCACCTGCCGGCTGTTGATGGCCAGCGGTTTTTCACAGAGTACGGGAATACGGTGCTCCAGGCAGGCGATGGCCTGCTGGTGGTGCATGGGATGTGGTGTGGCAATGTAAACAGCATCCACAGCCGAATCCCGCAGGAAAGCAGCTATATTGTCAAAGTATAATGGTACGTTCTCTTTTTCGGCGAAGTCTTCTGCCTTCTTTATATCATGGTGAAGGATAGCGCCCAGCCGGTGGTGCGCGTTGCCGGCCAGTTCCAGGTCGGCCGAAAAATCCGTTGCTATATTGCCGGGCCCAATGATGCCCCAGGTAAAGGTTTCCATTCCTGTTCAATTGTTCAACATTGGTACCATGTGCCCATGGGGATTTTCATCTACAGACTGTTGACAGGAACAGTTATTTCTGCCTGCACCGGAAAAGGGAATTATGGCAAAAGCAGCAACCCGGACAAAGGCCGCCAGGACGGGCGGTGTGAAAAAAGCAGCCAGCCGGCAGCCGGCCAAACCTACCGACAGTAAACAGCTGGACCAGATCAATATGGTGGTCAGGCCGGATTACCGAGGTTCCCGCAAGCTGGTGGGCAAAGTGGCGCTGATCACCGGTGGCGACAGTGGCATCGGCCGTTCCGTAGCCGTGCATTTTGCCCGCGAAGGCGCGGATATCGCCATTGTGTATTTCAAGAGCGACCAGGACGCAAAGGATACCCGCCGGCTGGTAGAAGCGGAAGGCAGGAACTGTTTATTATACAAAGGAGATATCGCCAGAGAGGCTTTCTGTCGCAAAACAGTAAGGGATGTGTATGAGCAGTTCAGCAGGTTATCCATCCTGGTCAATAATGCAGGTACGCATGAGCCTGATAATGATTTTATGAAAGTCAGCAGTAAGCAGTTCCACCGGACCTTTGAGGTCAATATGTACTCCTTCTATTATTTCAGCCAGGAAGCGCTCAAATACCTGGATCCTGATGGCTGTATCATTAATACCGCTTCGGTGGTGGCATATCGCGGCAGTGAACACCTGATAGATTATGCAGCCACCAAGGGCGCCGTGGTATCCTTCACCAGGGCGCTGGCAAAGAACCTGGCCCCGCAGGCCATCCGCGTGAATGCTGTGGCGCCGGGTCCAATCTGGAGCCCGCTGATCTTTGCCTCTTTTGATAAGGAGCATGTGAAAAAATTTGGCGCTAAAACGCCCATGGGCAGGGCAGGCTATCCCTATGAGGTGGCCCCCGCCTTTGTATTCCTGGCATCTGCCGATGCCACTTACATTACCGGGCAGGTGATCCATGTGAATGGGGGCGAAGTGGTAGGCGGTTAATATCCTCAGCGGTTAGGTACCGGGAAATACAGGTAGAATACAGCGCCGTTGCCGGCAATGCCGGTAGCGGTCACATTGCCGCCATGGTTCACCATGATGCGCTGCACCATGGCCAGGCCGATGCCCTTGCTCTGGTAAGGGAAGCGCGTGCTGTCGAGCTTCTGGAACAGCTCAAAGATCTTCTCTGCAAACTCATTATTGAAGCCCATCCCATTATCGGCAATGCTTATCCTGTGGTAGAGGGTCTTGCCAAATACGGCCAGGATCTTATCACTGATCTTCCGGCCAATCACTTCTTCATTGGTGATGGTGATCTGCGGCGGTACATCTTTTCGGGAGAACTTCAGGGAATTGTCGATCAGCTGTTCAAAGAGCAGGGCCAGCTGGATGGGGATCCCTTTGATCACGGGCAGGTTATTGGTGATGCGCAGGCTGGCCTGTGCCAGGGTGAGCGGCTCATCCATTTTTTCCGATACTTTCAGCAGGATATAATTCAGGTCTACGTCCACCGGTCTTTCATCGGTGTTGATGAGGTTGGAATAATTGGACATGTCGGCTGTAAGGCCGTGCATATGTTCGGCGGAGGCGTCAATCTTGGTGAGCAGGAAATTCATATCCTCGGGCAGCTTTTCCTTATAGCGGGTCATGAGCTGGTTGGTGAAGGTCCTGATCTTGCGCAGGGGTTCCTGCAGGTGGTGGGAAGTGGTATGGGTCAGCTGTTCCAGTTCGGTATTGGCGCGGTTCAGCTCGCCCACCTGCTGTTGCAGCTGCTGCTGGAACAGCACGCGTTTGCGCAGCTCGCGGTTGATGAAAAAGAAAGAGACCACAAAGGTGATAGCAGCAAACAGGAAAAGGGCAAAGAGCAGGTTGGGGGTATTGCGCTGGTAGTTTTCTTTTTGCCGGTTGGCCTGGTCCAGCGCCAGCTGCTGTTCCTGGATGAGCTGGCTGGTCACCAGGTAATAATCGTCCATCAGGGCTTTGGTCTGCAGCAGCCGCAGGTCCAGGTCGGATTCGTGTTCCAGCGCGGCCTTATTGATATTGACCCTGATCTGGAGAAGCCGGTCGGACACCACTTTCTTCAGCTGGTAGATATACCGTTGTTCGCGGGTGGCGTTGCCGGCCAGTATGCGGAGGCTGTCCAGGAGTGGCTGGATCCGGGCGCTGTTGGCCAGGTAGGGCTCCAGCAGGCTGCTGTCCCGCGTTAATATAAAACCCCGCTCGCTGCCAATGGCATCTTTGAGGTGGGAGTCCACTTCACTGAGTGTATACAGCACGGCATAACTGTGTTCTACCTTATTGGCCCACTGGTTGGAGGTCATCAGGCGTTTATAGAACAGGACGGAGAGGACCGTCAGGATAATGAACGATAGGAGGAAGGCGAAATAGATGTATTGGAATCTGAATTTCATGGAAAAAATTGCCCGATTTGTGGAATAAAATCTACACCTTTATAAGGTAAATTTTGCTGATGGACGGTTGATTGTCAGGTGGGGAGAGGCTATTTACCCAGTAAGTTAGCACATTTCGGGAAATTTTTGGCCAATTCTCATTTTTGGAGTGCTGCTTGCAATAAGGTAGAAGTACTAACACTATACCTGCCATGATCCACCAACACATTACGCAGAAACAACAGGTCCGGATCCTGCCGCAGCAGATCCAGCTACTAAACCTGTTTCACCTGAACACACTGGAGCTGGAACAC from Candidatus Pseudobacter hemicellulosilyticus encodes the following:
- a CDS encoding alpha-amylase, with the translated sequence MNNPSLFQFFHWYYPDDGNLWNHCASQAEHLAWLGVTHVWLPPAYKAAWGSNDPGYAVYDIFDLGEFDQKATVRTKYGTKDQYLDCIKALHQHGLQAIADIVLNHKHGADETEEMTAREVNPLNRTEMALDTSQIRAHTKFTFPGRGDKYSSFVWDKHSFTGVSETMGDELKIYLIEHKDTANNWNEMMDDEMGNFDYLMGADIEFRNNFVREELKYWGKWYVETTGIDGFRLDAVKHINYRFFQEWLHYMRDTFQKEFFCVAEYWSGSKEPIINYCNALEQMTQVFDVPLHYNFYKASMEKKDYDLRSIWDGTVIRDLPTHAVTFVDNHDSQPFQSLESFVEYWFKPLAYALILLRVDGFPCIFFPALYGANYDEQRGEENFRVELAPIPALDKMMKARQLLAYGEQYDYFDHPNTVAWVRKGEADKEHSGCAVVMSNGDDGDKTMDMGEAFANTVFVDITGNIPDNITTNEHGQASFRCRGEAVSVWVKEAAVPLLG
- a CDS encoding mechanosensitive ion channel family protein; translation: MNTHQWINLIIEKLWNWWVSIIRMLPNFLLAVLVLLAFLMVARLFRRWVTNLAQKLSKSPSLAGLFGTMAYMIILLTGLSFALSILQLDKAVNSILAGAGILGLVVGFAFQDLSSNFISGIFITFKKPFDVGDTVETNGYLGKVEAIELRSTTIRTFQGLHVMIPNKEIFMKPMINYSLTPERRIELEFDVPANADLGLTEEKIKAVLEQVPQLGKEKGKEPKVYFTAMAGTAVKATVWTWIKTHQDVSYMATRHEIISKVMQILRNPPQQPSQQ
- a CDS encoding Gfo/Idh/MocA family oxidoreductase; this encodes METFTWGIIGPGNIATDFSADLELAGNAHHRLGAILHHDIKKAEDFAEKENVPLYFDNIAAFLRDSAVDAVYIATPHPMHHQQAIACLEHRIPVLCEKPLAINSRQVQEMINASIQHNTFLLDGMWIRFLPSINKLLELIESDTIGKIRTLKADMSYKAPYDPESRYFNPALGGGSLLDLGIYPVFLSHLLLGKPAGIQAYAKLSDKKIDETCAMLFHYQDGAHALLESSLITQTELIATVYGETGKLTILSHWNEKPPGIVHETYEGEKTAHPLDWKGRGLHYEMEELYNCVRQGRLYSEKLCHRFSLDLMETLDTIRQQTGIRYPADE
- a CDS encoding glucose 1-dehydrogenase; amino-acid sequence: MAKAATRTKAARTGGVKKAASRQPAKPTDSKQLDQINMVVRPDYRGSRKLVGKVALITGGDSGIGRSVAVHFAREGADIAIVYFKSDQDAKDTRRLVEAEGRNCLLYKGDIAREAFCRKTVRDVYEQFSRLSILVNNAGTHEPDNDFMKVSSKQFHRTFEVNMYSFYYFSQEALKYLDPDGCIINTASVVAYRGSEHLIDYAATKGAVVSFTRALAKNLAPQAIRVNAVAPGPIWSPLIFASFDKEHVKKFGAKTPMGRAGYPYEVAPAFVFLASADATYITGQVIHVNGGEVVGG
- a CDS encoding CHASE3 domain-containing protein; this encodes MKFRFQYIYFAFLLSFIILTVLSVLFYKRLMTSNQWANKVEHSYAVLYTLSEVDSHLKDAIGSERGFILTRDSSLLEPYLANSARIQPLLDSLRILAGNATREQRYIYQLKKVVSDRLLQIRVNINKAALEHESDLDLRLLQTKALMDDYYLVTSQLIQEQQLALDQANRQKENYQRNTPNLLFALFLFAAITFVVSFFFINRELRKRVLFQQQLQQQVGELNRANTELEQLTHTTSHHLQEPLRKIRTFTNQLMTRYKEKLPEDMNFLLTKIDASAEHMHGLTADMSNYSNLINTDERPVDVDLNYILLKVSEKMDEPLTLAQASLRITNNLPVIKGIPIQLALLFEQLIDNSLKFSRKDVPPQITITNEEVIGRKISDKILAVFGKTLYHRISIADNGMGFNNEFAEKIFELFQKLDSTRFPYQSKGIGLAMVQRIMVNHGGNVTATGIAGNGAVFYLYFPVPNR